The Miscanthus floridulus cultivar M001 unplaced genomic scaffold, ASM1932011v1 os_2569, whole genome shotgun sequence region ttctcgtactcagggtttatcccaccatgttgcaggtgaggttttggcctgctgaagatggtggctaaccgtcggtgggctcggtgactctatatttattctcatctatatgcttttatccgaggatgtcacttatgctaacaacgtatttggaacttatattaatgtaatcatttgaaagttatgttgttttcactaatcgcttttgaaatccaaacttgtactattatttatgaacctatttgtaatattattttccgctgcaactctacgtatgtgatgtgtatttgcttaatcacgcgatcttggttgtgatgttgatttaccgaggtcctgcgtgacactcggcggactaccgggtttatataagtgagagtatgtgcgtgtcaacgtgttaagcggggacagacgtacttgatcttgtataaattgggcagttctgtcacaTGTCCAAAGTTTAAAGTTCACATACTCACTAGCTTGTGGAAAGGGATGAATTGCTCTCCCTTTTCTTTGAGAAATTGAGGGATGCTTTTTCTCAATTGAGAAAAAAAGttctaaagagagagagagagagagagagtccgcTGGAGCTATCTTCCCTGCAATCTCCTTCATGCAAGAATATAAGAAAATGGGATCTGTTTTCTCAATCTGTAGAGATGCTCTAAGATCCAAAAATAAGTGGTGGTGACCCATACAACGcttgtatatatatgaatgaacaTGTAACGTCTATCAATTCGGCCGCGTCTCGACTCTCAAATCTCAATTATAAAGAAAACATAAATATACTTTGAAACTAAAGTAGGTTTCTGGTGGCAATGGTAAAATAGATTCCTGGGATCTAAAAAGTAATTAAACTGAAAATATTTTATTAGAATCTTATTGTGATCATAGATCTCTATCTATACCTCTTCTATCTTCTATTGGAACAAATAACGTTTCAAAATATATAGATACACTCACAACACGAATGTACTAAAAATATTTGACAACAAAAGACGGGAATCTAACCATCCAACAATCCAGGATGCCAAACAACCTCACATGTtataatccaaattaattatagaTTTTTCACAGCCCACGATCTGCTATCAAAGTGGAAACAAACAATGCCTTAATGGCTTAATCTCTATTGACGTCTGACATTCGTGCTATAAATTGTAACGAGGACACTGTTATTTACTTATTTATTACCACGACTTGTTGCCTAGTCTAGGTGCAACTCCTTGATTATATCAGTTGAGGAATGCGAAGCTTattttttgacttttttttatttttgaacacATATGTCACAACATTCCAATTGATGAACTATAGGAACAAATATACTAACAAAGAAGATATAATCCGAAAATAGTCCCACCATcccaattataagttattttagttTTTTCCTAAATCAATTTTCTCCAtctttaatcatgtttatagaAAAATACTCAAACATATACAACAATAAACTAGATTTCCACAATGAAATATATTTTGACAGTGTATTTGTTCTATAGTTTAGATAtcaatttttttctataaatttgatcaaattagACAAATTTAACTCTGGACAAAACTACAATGGGAGGTGCTAGCGCGTGGGCATCCGGACAGGCGCACCCGTAGCCTGCCCTATCTGCCTCGATTCGAGGCAGTTTGCCCACCCCGTAGTCGCACCCCGCCCCCGTCGCGCCCCGACTGTGGCCCTGAGCGCCCCCCCACCCCCTCGGTCCGTAGGACACCGGCGCGCCGCGCACCTTGACCTCCAACTCGCTACGCCCCATTCCCCGGTGCCCATGCCATGCTACCATCACTCCCCGCGCCCCCTAACTCTCCAAACAACATGAAAGATGTataaatgaaacacttgaatgcaacatacgtatgcaacAGATAAAACatctggaacatacacttgcaacatatgtgtgaaacatatgcaacatccatataaaacacttgcaacttatgacaagaaaacacttattgcaacatgagattcaaacaactaaaacatttgaaatatattgttgcaacatatgtgtaaaacatatgcaacattcagatcagAATGTTTGCCTCTGAAACACTTCCAACAAGCCTCTGAAGCACTTTCAACAtatacaacatgtgcaatattcccgatctacttttgcggtatgcatatgaaacaattgcaacataccccTGAAatgtctaaaacacttgaaacatatgtttgcaacatacgcTTTCATCGCAACATCTTCTTGCAGAGGTCGCGCATTGCAGCGGCCGCGGCATTCTAGTGGGgaacagcagcggcggcggcggcagcacccCAGTAGCACCTCGACGCACGGAGGACGGGGCACGGTGCGCAGCGCGCAGCGAGCTGGAGCGAGCGTAGCGGGGGATGGAGCGCGACGCTAGAGGAGCTGCGCAGCGCGAGATGGGGTGCGCGGCGGGAAAGATGGCAGCAACGAGCGCACGACGCAGCAGCAAGCGATGGAGAGATATTTTAGAGAGATGGAACGTAGCACCAACCCCACCAGCAGCAAGCGGCGGGTGGGTGGCCTGGGGCATCAACCCCACTGGCGGCAACGGCATGGTGGGCACGCAGGCGCTGCTGGCGTTCGTCGCTGGCGGCGCCTCCTCGTCCGCGTCCACGCCCACCGTCAGAACCTACAACATCACCAGCTACTACGCGGTCGGCGCCGCCTCGACGCCCATCGCGTTCCCCGCCGACGGCCTCGCCGCCGACGTGGGCAGCGGCGGGAGGATCCGGCTGTACGCCACGCTGCAGCTGGGCAAGGGGATGGAGGTGGTGAACCAGGTGTGGCAGGTCGGGTCCTCCGTCACCAGAGGAGCGCCCAATGTGCACGCCATGGCCCCCGAAAACCTGGCTGCCATGGGCGAGCTCGTCCTCACTGTCGGGGCTGCCGCAAGCCCTCCAGCTCACGCCGGCGGCCCGTCCAGCGACAGGTCGTCTTCTTGGCCGCCGTCAGGCAGGCAGATCCCACGGGCGGCAGGCACGCACAGGGTCTCCCCGACGGCACACGTTGTACTGGCATTGCTGGGTTTCTGGGCGATGGTAGGATAGCTGCTGATGTACCACATCATTCATTTTATTTTTGTGTGTCATTATGGTTTGTATTCTACTCCTACCTTGCCATCCTTCCTTGATGCAATAAAGATAAATACAATCTCAGTCTCAAAAAATAATGTAATAGGTCTAGTTAAAATTAAACTATTTTAAACTTAATAACTAAATTTACGAAAATGTTACTAACATGTCTGACTCTAAATAAACataatataaaatatattttatttatttagtatgataaatgtcagtattttttatataacCTTGGTAAAaactttaattttttttatttaacaTTATTCTAGAACTATATTCTTCTCTCAACGGGGTAGTAAAACAAATTGAACGGACAAAACCGTATTGCATGTTTTTGGATAAAAATTGTTTAAAGCTCGTCTCAATAGGGTTTTCAAACATGTTCCATTCTTATTTAATATTGTGACATGTCATAAGTTGGCAGGTTAATGtgaagagagatagagagagtttTATTTCATTGTAATTGTGTCATAAAACTTCCTATTGAGACTGACACTCGCCGAGTTCCTGGGCAACAATTTTACTTTAGCTTTACACCATTTTCGAAGATGCGAATGTTAAACCTTCGGTGCTCTAGGCATTCCGCAATGAAGTTTTGAGGTCGCTATTTTTTTACATCGATTTACACCCTTTATTTTTTTATGTTCTCAAAGACTCGTTCAGTTAATCCCCTTAATTCCTTTGAACCGTTTTCAATTCCCATCAAATCGATTAAGGCATGAATCAATGAATGATTGTCAACTCTGTGGTGTCACTCGATGCGCTGCCCAAAAGAAAAAAAGACTCGCAAAATAGAGGTCCTACCAATTGAGTGTTCTTCAATCGTTCCATAAAAAAATAGCAATGAAGGAGAGAAAGAGCAGCAACAGTCATAagtgttggaatataagtgaattgccaCCTCTCCCCATCAGCTTTAGCTTTTGGATTGAACTATTAGGTGCATGCAACTTAATATGATGTCAGAGGTCTCGAGTTCGAATCCTGGTTAgcacaattaaataaaataattgttgCTCGCTCATATTCCACGTTTGAGGTCTGAGGGAGCCTCCACGTGAGGAGAagtgttggaatataagtgaattgcccacctctcccataagtttaagcttttgggttgaagTGGTAGTTGCATGCAACTTAATAATAAGTATTCCTTCATCACGGCGGCTGTGCTCTCTAAAGCTTGGACAGATGCAGCAGCAAATGGTTCAGGGATAGTGGCATGATTCGTCAATGGCACACCACACCAGCCTCTACCATGACAAGTTGGTGACCATGACCACCACGGAGACACTCAGGTGGTCAATCTGGCCTGGGTGCAGCCATGGAGGAGGACCAGTTCATGCTCAGTGCAGTTGTTTGTCCTTTTCGAGGGATCGAGGTGCTTGGACAAAGCCTTGACCTATTCCTCTCCACTTCTTACGGGAGCCATGGACTATCTAAAAGATCTCTTTCTTTTCTGAATATATAAGGttgtgtttggtttgaagatagctagtgatgagatgaccctatctctgATTTCTCAAATGAGATGATCTCATTTCTTGTTTAGTTGTGTAGATAGGACGATCCTTATTGTGTACAGCTAGGAGAACTCTGCCATAAACATCAAGAAGTGGTATGTCTATAAGAAACAATCAAACAATCTTTCAAGCCAAGAGAGCTAAGTAATCTAGTTAGAGGGGAAGACATGGATTGGAGGTGGATTGCTCCTAGGGGGAGATCTGGTGGTTTGCTGTTAGGGGTTAACAAGGATTCTTTGGAGGTGCTATATTACAAGGAGGGTAGTTATTTCCAAAGGTTTAGTCTGAAATCTATTGATTCTAGATTTAAGTGGGATATTTTAAATGTTTATGGCCCTGTATAGTTGGAGCTCAAGACAGGACTTTTTGAAGGAGCTTATGGAGGAAATTTTATTTCAGCAGAACCCTGTAATTGTAGGTGGGGATTTCAACTTGGTAAGAGATATGGCAAAGAAATCTAATGGGGTCATTAATAGAAATTTGGTTCATATTTTTAATCAATTTgtgaatgatactaatttgagAGAACTTCACAGGCATGGTGGTAGTTATACTTGGACAAATAAGCAAGAGAATCCAATTATGGCAGTTCTGGACAGAGTTTTTGTTTCTGCACATTTGGACTCTCAACTTCCATTAGCTACAGTGTAGACCTTGACCAGATTAGGTTCTGATCATAAGCCTCTATTAGTCCAAACTGAAAGTGATAGTAGAGTGTGATCATCAGTTTTCAAATTTGAGTTAGCTTGGTTGTTACAGGAAGGTTTCAGGGAGTGGGTGGTAAACAAATGACCTCAAAGGAATAAACAGTATATTTTAGATCATTTGAAGATTTTGGCCTCAAGTCTTAGAAGAAGTTTGAAAGGATGGAGCTGAAATTGGGGGAGTGATCAGAGGAAACTAAAACAAAAACTATTGACATGTATTGAGGAGTGGGATAAGCTAGCAGAAAGTAGAGGCTTGAACAGTTAGGAATGGCTGGGTAGATATGAGAAGGAGAATGAACTAGTAGCTATTTATGAGGCTAAGGAATTAATGGGGCAAAGAAGAGGAGAAAGAGAATTGGCTGTTGCAAGGTGACAGGGGGTATTTTCATGGGGGTGGCAAATGGCAGAAAGAGAAAATGTTTAATAAAGAGTTTGGTTGATGGGGATAGATTGATTGAGGAGAAAGAGGACCTAAAGAAATACATAACTGATTTATATAAGGGATTGTTTGGAAGTGAAAGCGATCCCAAAAACAAACTAGGGGAAGATTTCTAGAGATTTGAAGGAAGAGTGGAGGCATCAGATAATCAAGCTTTAATTAAACCTTTTTCTATGGAGGAGTTAGAAAAATGCTGTCAAGGAGATGAAGGCTAACTCTGCACCTAGGCCTGATGGTTTCTCCACTCTATTTTTCAAATCTTTTTGGGGGTTTGGTAAAGGATAATATCTTTGAGATGCTTCAAATGCTGCACCAGAACAAGTTGGACATTGCTAGGCTCAACTATGGGGTGCTAGTACTAATTCCTAAGATCAAGGGGGCTAACCAAATTAAACAATTTAGACCAATTTGCTTGCTTAATGTGATTTATAAGACTATCACTAAAGTTCTTACTTTGAGGCTAAACAATGTGGCTAGTAAAGTAATTAGTGAAGCTCAAACAGCTTTTATCCCTAGGAGGTTCATCTTGGATGGTGTGTTGATTGTTCATGAGGTCCTGCATGAGTTGAGGGTGAAGAAGAAATAAGGAATTGTACTAAAACTTGACTTTGAGAAGGCCTATGACAAGGTGAACTAGAGCTTCCTGAGGGATGTTTTGTTGAGGAAAAATTTCAGTGAAAAGTGGATTGATTTGGTGATCAGCGCTGTGCAAGAGGGTAAAGTGGCTGTGAACTTAGATGGTGAAGTTGGCTCTTATTCTAGGAGCTACAAGGGGCTTAGGCAGGGAGATCCCAGTCAAGAGGGGTCATACATGGAGTGGTATCTAGTTAGTTGAGGGTGGTCTAACACATTTGCAATATGCAGATGATACTATACTTTTCTTACAAAATTCCAAGAAGGATATCATAAATCTTAAGTTCATATTATTTTGCTACGAAGAGATGTCTGGAATGAGGATTAATTACTCTAAGAGTGAGGTTTTTAATGTTGGCTTATTAGAGGAAGCTGGACAAGAGGTGGCAGATGCTTTCAATTATAAACTATGCAAGTTCCCTATGAAGTATCTGGGCCTTCCTATTAGTGATAGTGACTCTCCATGGCTGAATTGAGTGATGCTGCTAAGAAAATGGAGAAAAGGTTGCAGACCAGGAAGTGTGGTCATCTGTCTTTTGGGGGGAGATCTATACTAATTGACAGTTGTCTTACTAACATCCCCATGTACACTACGGGTTTCTACTGGGTGCATGAAGGAACCCATCAGAGGTTTGATTCTACAAGAGGCAAATATTTTTAGGAAGGAGTAGGAAACAAGAAAAAGTATCACATGATTAAGTGGGAGGCTCTGGATAAGCCCAAAGAGTTTAGAGGGCTGGGTTTTATTGACACTAGGGCTATGAACTCTGCTTTACTATACAAATGGATTTATAGAATAGAAAGTGGGGACAAACTGCGGAGAAGTTTTCTTTGGAGGGGCCGCAAAGATGCTCGTGGAGGACACTATCTTGTGGCTTGGGGAAAGGTTACTCGTCCACTTGAACTAGGTGGGCTTGGCATTTCTTACCTCAAGCATCTTTGTTGGGCACTAAGGATGAGATGGGTTTGGTTGAAAAAAAACTGAACCTCATCGCCCATGGGCAGCCCTTCCTATTCAGATCCTGGGCCAAGTTTATGCCTTCTTCTTGATAGCCGT contains the following coding sequences:
- the LOC136535150 gene encoding auxin-induced in root cultures protein 12-like; protein product: MERDARGAAQREMGCAAGKMAATSARRSSKRWRDILERWNVAPTPPAASGGWVAWGINPTGGNGMVGTQALLAFVAGGASSSASTPTVRTYNITSYYAVGAASTPIAFPADGLAADVGSGGRIRLYATLQLGKGMEVVNQVWQVGSSVTRGAPNVHAMAPENLAAMGELVLTVGAAASPPAHAGGPSSDRSSSWPPSGRQIPRAAGTHRVSPTAHVVLALLGFWAMVG